A section of the Oryza sativa Japonica Group chromosome 1, ASM3414082v1 genome encodes:
- the LOC4327237 gene encoding ubiquitin-conjugating enzyme E2 27, translating to MVDVSRVQKELTECNRDREVSGVSIALHDGSTISHLTGTIAGPQGTPYEGGTFVIDIRLPGGYPFEPPKMQFITKVWHPNISSQNGAICLDILKDQWSPALTLKTALLSLQALLSAPAPDDPQDAVVAQQYLRDYSTFSATARYWTEAFAKNSSTGMEEKVQKLVEMGFPEDMVRSVLKSVNGDENMALEKLCSG from the exons atggtggacGTGTCGAGGGTGCAGAAGGAGCTGACGGAGTGCAACCGGGACAGGGAGGTCTCCGGGGTGTCCATCGCGCTCCACGACGGCTCCACCATCTCCCACCTCACCGGCACCATCGCCGGGCCCCAAGGCACGCCCTACGAGGGCGGCACCTTCGTCATCGACATCCGCCTCCCAG GTGGTTACCCCTTTGAGCCTCCTAAGATGCAGTTTATCACCAAAGTATG GCACCCTAACATTAGCAGCCAAAACGGAGCAATCTGCTTGGACATACTGAAGGACCAATGGAGCCCAGCCCTTACATTGAAGACGGCACTGCTTTCCCTCCAAGCTCTGCTTTCTGCCCCTGCACCTGATGATCCTCAGGATGCTGTCGTTGCACAACAG TACTTGCGTGACTATTCCACATTTTCTGCTACTGCTCGCTACTGGACGGAGGCCTTTGCAAAGAATTCCTCCACCGGCATGGAAGAAAAG GTGCAGAAGCTGGTTGAGATGGGCTTCCCTGAAGACATGGTGAGAAGTGTTCTGAAGAGTGTCAATGGCGACGAGAACATGGCTCTTGAGAAGCTCTGCTCTGGCTGA
- the LOC107276583 gene encoding protein TIFY 9 — MSKDGSPAAAAQPDQPAVADAAAVPSPPPTTTAEVKPLTIFYNGSVATFHLTQDKAEDIMNMAAGEEEEDGGGGGRRQLTAAAAISASSSGDQLLEKLKRELPIANKRSLVRFFQKRKERLYRP; from the exons ATGTCCAAAGACGgcagcccggcggcggcggctcagccTGATCAGCCGGCGGTAGCCGACGCTGCCGCCgtaccgtcgccgccgccgacgacgacggcggaggtgAAGCCCCTGACCATCTTCTACAACGGCAGCGTCGCCACGTTCCATCTCACGCAAGACAAG GCAGAGGATATCATGAACATggcagccggcgaggaggaggaggacggcggcggcggcggccggcggcagttgacggcggcggcggcgatatcGGCAAGCAGCAGCGGCGACCAGCTGCTGGAGAAGCTAAAGCGAG AGTTGCCCATTGCGAACAAGAGATCGTTGGTGCGCTTCTTCCAGAAGCGCAAGGAGAG ATTGTACAGGCCCTAG